The nucleotide sequence GCCGCCGGAGCGCTCCAGCAGGTTGCGGCAGGTCTCGACCATCTCCTCCTCCAGCAGCGAGGTGCCCACCTCGTGGCCCTGGGCCTTGAGGAACGTGAAGCACATCCCGCCGCCGATGAGCAGCCGGTCGACCGTGGGCAGCAGCGCCTCGATCACGGCCAGCTTGTCGGAGACCTTGGAGCCGCCCAGCACCACCACGTACGGCCGCTCCGGGTCGCCGGTGAGCTTGCTGAGCACCTCCACCTCGCGCAGCACCAGGCGGCCCGCGACGTGCGGCAGCCGGGCCGGCACGTCGTAGACGCTGGCGTGCTTGCGGTGCACCGCACCGAAGGCGTCGTCGACGTACGCCTCACCGAACGCGGCGAGCTGGTCGGCGAACGCGCCCCGCTCGGCGTCGTCCTTGCTGGTCTCGCCCTTGTTGAAGCGCAGGTTCTCCAGCAGGGCCACCTGGCCGTCGGCCAGGCCCTCCACGGTGGACCGGGCCGAGTCGCCGACGGTGTCCTCGGCGAAGTGCACCGGCGCGCCGAGCAGCTCGCCGAGCCGCCCGGCGACCGGGCGGAGGCTGAACTGCGGGTCCGGCGCGCCCTTCGGGCGGCCCAGGTGCGAGCAGACGACCACCTTGGCGCCGGCCTGGACCAGCGCGCTCACGGTCGGCAGCACGGCGCGGATGCGGCCGTCGTCGGTGATCTCGCCCGTCTGCTTGTCGAGCGGGACGTTCAGGTCGGCGCGCACCAGCACGCGCCGACCCGACACCCCCTCGCCGAGCAGGTCGTCGAGGTTGCGGATGCTCACAGCGACGAACCCACCAGCTTGACCAGGTCGACCAGGCGGTTCGAGTAGCCCCACTCGTTGTCGTACCAGCCGACGACCTTGACCTGGTTGCCGATCACCTTGGTGAGCGGCGCGTCGAAGATGCAGGACGCCGGGTCGGTGACGATGTCCGAGGAGACGATAGCGTCCTCGTTGTAGATCAGGATGCCCTTGAGCGGGCCGTCCGCGGCGGCCTTGAGCGCGGCGTTGACCTCGTCCACGGTGGTCTCCCGGCCGACCGTGACGGTCAGGTCGGTGACGGAGCCGGTCGGGATCGGCACGCGCAGCGCGTAGCCGTCCAGCTTGCCCTTGAGGTCGGGCAGGACCAGGCCGATCGCCTTGGCGGCGCCGGTCGAGGTCGGCACGATGTTCAGCGCGGCGGCCCGGGCCCGGCGCAGGTCCTTGTGCGGCGCGTCCTGCAGGTTCTGGTCCTGCGTGTACGCGTGGATGGTCGTCATCAGACCCTGCTGGATGCCGAACGTGTCGTGCAGCACCTTGGCCATCGGCGCGAGGCAGTTGGTGGTGCAGGAGGCGTTCGAGATGATCGTGTGCTTGGCCGGGTCGTACTGGTCCTGGTTGACGCCCATGACCACGGTGACGTCCTCGTTCTTCGCCGGGGCGGAGATGATGACCTTCTTGGCCCCGCCGTCGACGTGCGCCTTCGCCTTGGTGGCGTCGGTGAAGAAACCGGTGGACTCGATGACGACGTCGGCGCCGACCTCGCCCCACGGCAGCTTGGCCGGGTCCTTCTCGGCGTACGCCTTGATGGTCTTGCCGCCCACGGTGATCTCGTCGGCGGTGGCCTTCACCTCGTGCGGGAGGCGACCCAGGATGCTGTCGTACTTGACAAGGTGGGCGAGCGTCGCGTTGTCGGTCAGGTCGTTGACCGCCACGACCTCGATGTCAGCGCCGGACGCCAGCACTGCCCGGAAGAAGTTGCGGCCGATCCGGCCGAAGCCGTTGATGCCAACCCGGATGGTCACAGGTCCCATCTCCTCGCGTTCTGGTCCGCCGGCGTGGGAACCCGGCCGGCGGAGATTGTTCGCCGACCGGTGGAGCCGGCCGTTGACGGTTCATCTCGGCCACCCCGCCGCGGTCCCAGGAGACCAGACCGCCCGAGGCGGTGAGCACGGCGAGGGATGCCTTTGCCGGCCCCCTTGCCGTACGCAGCGACCTTATCCGAGCGCGCGCCGCCGCGCTGCGGCGGGTGGTGATCCCTCGCCCAGCTCGACGCCTCACCGGTCCTATCAGACCACGAGCATGTCGGGCGTGACGGCCGCTTCGGTATCCGGGATGCCCAGGTCGCGGGCCCGCTTGTCGGCGAGCGCGAGCAGCCGGCGGATCCGGCCGGCGATGGCGTCCTTGGTCAGCGGCGGGTCGGCCAGCGCGCCGAGCTCCTCCAGCGAGGCCTGCCGGTGCTCCAGCCGCAGCTGGCCGGCCGAGGTCAGGTGGTTGGGGGCGTCCTCGGCGAGGATCTCCAGCGCGCGGGTGACCCGGGCGGCCGCGGCCACCGCGGCGCGGGCCGACCGGCGCAGGTTGGCGTCGTCGAAGTTGGCCAGCCGGTTCGCGGTGGCCCGCACCTCGCGGCGCACCCGCCGCTCCTCCCAGGCCAGCACACTGGAGTGGGCGCCGATCCGGGTGAGCAGCGCGGCGATCGCGTCGCCGTCCTTGACCACCACCCGGTCCACCCCGCGCACCTCGCGGTTCTTCGCGGTGATGCCGATCCGGCGGGCGGCGCCGACCAGGGCGAGCGCCGACTCCGGGCCGGGGCAGGTGATCTCCAGCGCGCTGGACCGGCCCGGCTCGGTCAGCGAACCGTGCGCCATGAAGGCGCCCCGCCAGGCGGAGACCGCACAGCAGACGTTGGCGGCCACGACGTGCGGCGGCAGGCCGCGCACCGGGCGGCCGCGGACGTCGAGCAGGCCGGTCTGCCGGGCGAGCGCCTCGCCGTCCTTCACCACCCGCACGATGAAGTGGCTGCCCTTGCGCAGGCCGCCCGACGCCAGCACGTGGATCTCGCTCGGGTAGCCGTAGACCTCGGCGATCTCCCGGCGCAGCCGCCGGGCCACCGCCCCGGTGTCCAGCTCGGCCTCGACCACGACACGACCCGACACGATGTGCAGGCCGCCGGCGAACCGGAGCAGGGCCGCCATCTCCGCCCGCCGGCAGCAGGGCTTGGGCACGTCGACCCGACTCAGCTCGTCCTTGACCGCAGCCGTCATCGCCATGTTGCGCGCCCCCTCACGGACCGGTTCCGGCGTGTCGCCGGTGATTACGTACGTGTCTAACGATCGGCGCCCAGGACAGGCACCAGCGCGGCGCCCAGGGCGGCCGGATCATGACGGGGCGTGCCGTCGGTGACGGCGACGGGAGCGAGGACCAGCCGGGCACCCAGCGATTCTGCCGCACGTTCCACCGCCACGGGATCAGCCACCGCCTTGGAGTCGGCCAACACCATGTCCACCTTCAACTCGGGCAGATAGCGCCGGAGGGTGTCCAGATGGTCGGGCAGGGACAGGCCGGACGTCTCCTTCTCGGCCACCAGGTTGAGGGTCACGAGCCGGCGCGCCGGGCTGGAGACGATCGCGTCGGCGAGGCCCGGCACCAGAAGGTGCGGCAGCACGCTCGTGTACCAGCTGCCCGGCCCGAAGATCAGCCAGTCGGCCGCACCCACCGCGGTCACCGCCTCGGCGCAGGCGGCCGGCGCCGCCGGGGTGAGCCGCAGCGACTCGACCGTGCCGGAGGTGACCGCCACCTGGTGCTGCCCGCGCACCGTGCGGACCTCGTCGGGGTGGTCCGGGTCGGCGCCGCGTACCCGGGCCTCGATCCCGACCGGCTGCCGGGACATCGGCAGCACCCGGCCGACCGCGCCGAGCATGGCGCCCGCGTGGTCGAGCGCGACCACCGGGTCGCCCAGCAGCTCGGTGAGCCCGTGCAGCAGCAGGTTGCCGACGGCGTGGCCGGCGAGCGGGTCGGCCGCTCCCCCGCCCTCGACGGCCGCTCCGCCGCTTCCGCCGGCCGCCGCGAAGCGGTGCTGGAAGAGCGCCGCGCTGCGCCGGGTGGCCGGGTGGTCGCCGGCCAGGGCGACGAGCGCCTGCCGCAGGTCGCCCGGGGGCAGGCCGCCGCGCTCCGCGCGCAGCCGCCCGCTGGAGCCACCGTCGTCGCCCACGGTGACGACCGCGGTGATGTCCAGATCCAGTCCGGGTACGCAGTGCCGCAGCGCGCGCAGCGACGCCGACAGCCCGTGTCCGCCGCCGAAGGCGACCACCCTCGTCGGGGTCATTCGCGCCCCAGGTCCCGGTGCTGGGGGTTGGCGGCGATGCCGGAGCGGCGCAGCCGGGCGGCCAGCTCCTCGGCGATCGCCACGCTGCGGTGCTTGCCGCCGGTGCAGCCGACGGCCACGGTCAGGTAGCGCTTGCCCTCCCGCTCGAAACCGGCGGTGGTGGCGTTGACCAGGTCCGCGTACCCGGCCACGAAGGCGTCCGCCCCCTCCTGACCCAGCACGTACGCGCTGACCGCCTCCTCGCGCCCGGTGTGCTCGCGCAGCTCCGGCACCCAGTACGGGTTCGGCAGGAACCGGGCGTCCATCACGAAGTCGGCGTCCGGCGGGAGGCCGTACTTGAAGCCGAAGGAGAGCACGGTGATCCGCAGCCGGCGGGAGTCCTCCCCGCCGAACAGCTCCTCGACCCGGCGGCGGAGCTGGTTCACGTTCAGGTGGCTGGTGTCGATGATCACGTCGGCCTGGTCCCGCGCCTCCTCCAGCAGCGCCCGCTCGACGGCGATCCCGTCGGCCAGCCGCCCGTCACCCTGCAACGGGTGCGAGCGGCGGACGCTCTCGAAGCGGCGGATCAGCACCTCGTCGTCGGCGTCGACGAAGACCACCCGCGGCTGGAAGCCGCGCTCCCGCAGCTCCCGGATCGCCCCGGCCAGGTCCGTGGAGAAGGCCCGCGAGCGGACGTCGAGCACCATCGCGGTACGCCGGGCCGCGCCGCCGGCCTTGAAGGCCAGCTCGGCCATGTCGAGCATGAGCGCCTGGGGCAGGTTGTCCACCACGTAGTAGCCGACGTTCTCCAGCGCCCGGGCCACCGTGCTGCGGCCACCGCCGGACAGGCCGGTCACCACCACGAGGGTGGTGTCCGCCTCGGCCGGCGCGGGCCGCCCGAGAGCTGTCTCCGCGTTGGTCGGCACCTGGTCTTCCGCCGTCCGCGCCTCGCTCACCCGTACCCCCAGCCGTGGCGCCGCAGCCGGTCGGCCGCGCGTGGTCAGTCAGCGACTCTAACGGCTTCGACCCCGCCCGGGATTCCACGGGGTGACGACCGGAACACGTGCTTGTCCGTTTTGCGGGGGTCTCGGTTTGCCGCCACGCGGCCGTTCGGGGCGGGGTGGTGTCGGCGGGCGCTCGTAGACTGCGCGGATGGTCTCCCCCACCGATCAGCGGACCGAGGACGCGCTGCGGGTGCTGCGCCGGGTGTTCGGCTACGACGCCTTCCGCGGCTTCCAGCACGAGGTCGTCGAGCACGTGGTGGCCGGCGGCGACGCGCTGGTGCTGATGCCGACCGGGGGCGGCAAGTCGCTCTGCTACCAGATCCCGGCGCTGGTCCGCGACGGCGCGGCCGTGGTCGTCTCGCCGCTGATCGCGCTCATGCAGGACCAGGTCGACGCGCTCACCGCGGTCGGCGTGCGGGCCGGGTTCCTCAACTCGACCCAGGATCTCGCCGAGCGGCGACGGGTCGAGGCGGCGTTCCTCGCCGGCGAGCTCGACCTGCTCTACCTCGCCCCGGAGGCGCTGGCCACCCGCGGCACGGTCGCCCTGCTGGAGCGCGGGCGGATCGCCCTCTTCGCGATCGACGAGGCGCACTGCGTCTCCCAGTGGGGCCACGACTTCCGCCCCGACTACCTCAACCTGTCGATGCTGCACGAGCGCTGGCCGGGCGTACCGCGGATCGCGCTGACGGCGACCGCCACCCGGGCCACCCGCACGGAGATCGCCACGCGGCTCGACCTCACCGAGGCCCGGCACTTCGTGGCCAGTTTCGACCGGCCCAACATCCAGTACCGGATCGTGCCCAAGCGGGAGCCGCGCAAGCAGCTGCTCGCCCTGCTGCGCGACGAGCACCCGGGCGACGCCGGCATCGTCTACTGCCTGTCCCGGGCCTCCGTGGAGAAGACCGCCGAGTTCCTGGTCGCCAACGGCATCCCGGCGCTGCCCTACCACGCCGGGCTCGACGCGGCGACGCGCGCGGCCAACCAGCAGCGCTTCCTGCGCGAGGACGGGCTCGTCATGGTCGCCACCATCGCCTTCGGCATGGGCATCGACAAGCCCGACGTCCGCTTCGTCGCCCACCTCGACCTGCCCAAGTCGGTGGAGGGCTACTACCAGGAGACCGGCCGCGCCGGGCGCGACGGGCTGCCGTCGACCGCCTGGCTGGCGTACGGGCTTCAGGACGTGGTGCAGCAGCGCAAGATGATCGAGACCTCGGAGGGCGACCTGGCCCACCGGCGCAACCTCGCCACCCACCTCGACGCCATGCTGGCACTCTGCGAGACGGTCCGCTGCCGCCGCGCGCAGCTGCTCGAATACTTCGGCGAGGGCGGCACGGCCAACTGCGGCAACTGCGACACCTGCCTGGAGCCGCCGGAGTCCTGGGACGGCACGGTGGCCGCGCAGAAGCTGCTCTCCACCGTCTACCGGCTCGACCGGGAACGCCACCAGCGGTTCGGCGCCGGGCACTGCGTGGACATCCTGCTGGGCAGGCACACCGACAAGATCGACCAGCACGGCCACGACTCGCTGAGCACCTTCGGCATCGGCACCGACCTGCGCGAGGCCGAGTGGCGGGGCGTGGTGCGGCAACTGCTCGCCGAGGGCCTGCTCGCCGTCGAGGGCGACTACGGCACCCTGGCGCTCACCGAGGCGAGCGCCGAGGTGCTGGGCCGCCGCCGCACCGTCACCATGCGGCGGGAGCCGGAGCGGCCGGCCGGCCGGTCCGCCAAGCCCCGGGGTGCGGCGACCGTGGTGGCCGACCTCGCCCCGGCCGCCGCCCCGGTGTTCGAGCGGCTGCGCGCCTGGCGGGCGGCCACCGCCAAGGAACAGGGCGTACCGGCGTACGTCATCTTCCACGACGCCACCCTCCGGCAGATCGCCACCGAGGCGCCGGCCTCGCTGGCCGAGCTCTCCCGGATCAGCGGCGTCGGGGACAACAAGCTGGCCAAGTACGGCGAGGGGATCCTCGCCGTACTCGCGGAGTCCTGACACGGTCCCGGGACACGACGAAGGGCCGGCCCCTTGTGGGAGCCGGCCCTTCGTGCTCGCTCCTGTCAGCGGATAGCCGGTCAGGAGGCGCTGTAGCCGCGGGTGGCGATCCAGTCGGCGAGGTTGTCCACGCTGATGCGGTAGGAGGCCATGTTCGGGTCGGCCGAGTCGGCGATGGTCACGGTCTTCCCGCCGTCGCGGTAGCCCACGACGCTGATGTAGTGGCCACCCTCGAAGGAGTGGGTGTTGCCGTCGGTGTCGGTGGTGGTGCCGGCGATGTTGGCGACCACGGCGCGGCCGTCGTCGACGGTGCGCACGATGTCGGTGCGCAGGGTGTCGGTCTGCTTGTCGTCGGCCTTGCCGTCCTTGATTTCGACGGACCGGTAGTGCTTGCCGGTCTCCTTGTTCAGGACGGGGGTGATGTCGTTGATGCTGTTGGTGCCGTTCTCGGTGGTGCCCATCTCCTTGGCCATGGCGTCGACGTCGATGTTCTTGCCGAGCACGGAGATGGCGTTGCGGGTGGCGGCGGGGCCGCAGTAGTAGAAGTTCGGCTGCGCCTCGTAGCGGACGTCGAGTTCCCGCTCGCCGTGACCCTTGCGGTCGGTGCTGACCTGGGCGGTCTTCTCGGCGGGGGTGGCGTGGGCGGCGATGGCGGGGCCGGCGATCCCACCGGCGGTGGCGGCGAAGCCGGCAGCGGTCAGAACGGTGTTACGCAGCATGGTGTTGGTACGCATGATGAGTGACGCCTTTCTGTCGGGGGTGCACAGCACACACGCACAGGGGGGTGCGGGTGGCCGGTGAGAAAGTCTGGGGAGATGCCCGGCGGTGGGGGTCCTGCTCGGGCGGTCCGGGGTGTAACCATCGGCGGCGGGGACGTGATTCCCACACGCTCGATCCGATGTCCCGGGGTGGTGTAACCACCGGCGGCCCGGAGTGATTCCCTGGCTCACCGGCTCGGACCTTCACGGGTCCGGGGGATGTAACGACCGGCGGCCGGGGGTGATTCCCTGGCTAGCCGGCTCGGACCGGTGGTGCGTGGTCCGGGGGATGTAACGACCGGGGCTGCGGGGTGATTCCCCGCGGCTGGCCCGGTGCGGTGGGCCGGTGGTGCGCGGCCCGGGAGATGTAACGACCGGGGTGGCGGGATGCTTTCCCCGCGGGCTGCCCGGTGCGGCGGGCCGGTGGTGCGCGGCCCGCGGACCGGCCGGGGTCATTCCGACCGGCTGCCCTCACCTCGAGGGGTGGGGTGCTGCGCGGTCTGCCATGTACAACGACCCCGCCCCCGGCATGATTCCGCCCCGATGGTGGCGCCCACCACCCGACACAACCCGCCGAAACCGGACACCATGCCTCGAACCTGCCGGCGCAAACCGGACACGCACCCCAGGGCGTGCACTCGATGCGCGGATCTTGGAGAGTTGCCGTTCCCAGCGAACGGCAACTCTCCAAGATCTGCGCGTGCCGTCCGTCGGCCGGGTCCGCCGTCCGCTGATCTCTCGCGCGCGGGGGAAGCCGACGGGGCGGGCGAAGCGCCCCGCCACTCCAGGCCGCAGCGATGCCGCCGACACAAGCCGCGACCCGAACAACTCACCCCAAGCCGCACAATGATCATCGCGCCGACCGCCGATCTTGGACACTTACCGTTGGCTGCGAACAACACCTGTCCAAGATCGCGACTAAGCGGGCAGGGACCCGCGCACGAGGCCCGGTCCGGGTCAGTGGAACACCATGGGTGTATCCGGACCTCGGAGACAGCCATGGCGTTCCACCGACGGTGCCAGACACCGCCGGAGACGGACATGCACCCCTGGCCGACGCCGCCGGACACCGCCGGAGACGGACATGCACCCCTGACCGACGCCGCCAGACACCGCCGGAGACGGACATGCACCCCTGACCGACGCTGCCGGACACCGCCGGAGACGGACGTTCACCCCTGACCGACGCTGCCGGTACCGGCGGCTGCGAACGTGATGACGTGAATGGATCGCGCGGCACCGGAGGTGGTGGTGTCGCCGGATCGGGCCGCGCGGGCGGCGGGCCCGCGCCCCGCACCTCGTCCCGACCCGGTCGCCGGCCCAGCTACGGACGGCCAGGAGGAGCGAACCGGGCGACCAGACCGCCGACTGGACACCGCGTTCATGCGGAACGGCCGTCGGCCCCGCCGACTGCCGGCCACCGACGGACCACCCGCGTTGATCAAGAGGTTTGCGTCGCCTTCCACCCGAATCCCGACGCAAACTTCTTGATCAACGAAAGCGGCACCAGGAGGCGACCTGCCGGAAAGCCGGCGGGGTCAGGCGCTCGGGGTGCGTTGGGCGTCTTCGTCGAGGGCGGCCAGGATCGCCTCGGCCGTCCGCTTCCCCACTCCCGGCACTTCGGTGATCTCCTCCACCGTCGCCGCGCTGAGGCGCTTCAGTGAGCCGAAGTGCCGCAGCAGGGCCTTGCGGCGTACCTCGCCGAGGCCGGGGATGTTGTCCAGGGCCGACTCGGTCATCCGCTTGGAGCGGCGCTGGCGGTGGAAGGTGATGGCGAAGCGGTGGGCCTCGTCGCGGACCCGCTGGAGCAGGTAGAGCGCCTCGGAGGTGCGCGGCAGGATGACGGGGAACTCGTCGTCGGGCAGCCAGACCTCTTCGAGCCGCTTGGCCAGCCCGCAGAGCGCCACGTCGTCGATGCCCAGCTCGGCGAGGGCCTGCGCGGCTGCCGCCACCTGCGGCGGGCCACCGTCGACGACGACGAGCTGGGGCGGGTAGGCGAACTTGCGCGGCCGCCCGGTGGTCGGGTCGATGCCGGGCCGGTCCGGGTCGCCGGCGGTCTCCTCGCCGATCTCCCCGGTCTCGGCACGGGCGTCCAGGTAGCGGGCGAAGCGCCGGCGCAGCACCTCGGACATGGCGGACAGGTCGTCGGTGGCGCCGCGCACGATGAACCGCCGGTACTCGCTCTTGCGCGGCAGGCCGTCCTCGAAGACGACCATGCTGGCCACCACGTCGGTGCCCTGGATCTGCGAGACGTCGAAGCACTCGATGCGCAGCGGGGAGGTGCGCATGCCGAGCGATTCGGCGATCTCGTCGAGGGCCTGGCTGCGCGTGGTCAGGTCACCGGCCCGCTTGAGCTTGTGCCGGGCGAGCGCGTCCTTGGCGTTGCGCTCGACGGTCTCCAGCAGCGACCGCTTGTCGCCGCGCTGCGGCACCCGCAGCGACACCCGGCTCCCCCGCCGGGTCGACAGCCAGTCGGCGAGCGCGTCGACGTCGCCGGGCAGCTCGGGGACGAGCAGCTCGCGCGGGACGTCGGCCTCGCCCTGCTCGCCGCCGTAGACCTGCGTGCAGAAGTGGTGCACCAGGTCGCCGGTGGTCAGCTCCTCGGTCTTCTCCACCACCCAGCCGCGCTGGCCGCGGACCCGGCCGTCGCGGACGTGGAAGACCTGGACCGCGGCTTCGAGTGGGTCGTCGGCGAAGGCCACCACGTCGGCGTCGGTGCCGTCGCCGAGCACCACGGTCTGCTTCTCCATGGCCCGGCGCAGCGCGGCCACGTCGTCGCGCAGCCGGGCGGCCCGCTCGAACTCGAGCTGCTCGCTGGCCTCCAGCATCTCCTTCTCCAGCCGGCGCACCATCGTGTCGGTGCGGCCGGCCATGAAGTCGCAGAAGCCGTTGACGATCTCCCGGTGCCCCTCCGCGCTGACGCTGCCCACGCAGGGCGCGGAGCACTTGCCGATGTAGCCGAGCAGGCACGGCCGCCCGACCTGGCCGGCGCGCTTGAACACCCCGGAGGAGCAGGTCCGCGCCGGGAACACGCGGAGCAGCAGGTCCAGCGTCTCGCGGATGGCCCAGGCGTGCGAGTACGGCCCGAAGTAGCGCACCCCCTTGCGCTTGGCGCCGCGCATCACCTGCAGGCGCGGATATTCCTCGTCGAGGGTCACCGCCAGGTAGGGGTACGACTTGTCGTCGCGGTAGCGGACGTTGAACCTGGGGTCGTACTGCTTGATCCAGGTGTATTCCTGCTGGAGCGCCTCGACCTCGGTCGCCACCGTGATCCAGTCCACCGACTCGGCGGTGAAGACCATCTGGCGGGTGCGCTGGTGCAGGTTGACCGGGTCGGCGAAGTAGGAGTTGAGCCGGCTGCGCAGGTTGCGCGCCTTGCCGACGTAGATAACCCGGCCGGTGCCGTCGCGGAAGCGGTAGACCCCTGGCGACTCCGGGATGGTGCCAGGTGCGGGACGGTAGGTCGAGGGGTCAGCCACGCGCCAAGCCTAGTCCGCACCCCCGACACCCGGCCGTCGCCGCGCGTCCCCCGCCACCGTGGCGGGCGGGGGACGCACCGGCACGGTCAGGCCAGGGTGATCTGCTCGCCGGTGACCTTGATGTTCTTGGGCGCGAGCGGCTTGGTCGCCGGGCCCTGCTTCACGGAGCCGTCGGTGATCGAGAACCGGCTGTTGTGGCAGGTGCAGTTGATGGTGCCGCCGTCGACGTTCGACACCGGGCAGCCCTGGTGGGTGCAGATCGGGTCGAAGGCCTTGAACTGGCCGGCCTCGGGCTGGGTGATCACGACGCCCTGGCTGGCGAACACCGCGCCGCCGCCGACCGGGATGTCGGTGGTGCGGGCCAG is from Micromonospora terminaliae and encodes:
- the rapZ gene encoding RNase adapter RapZ; translated protein: MPTNAETALGRPAPAEADTTLVVVTGLSGGGRSTVARALENVGYYVVDNLPQALMLDMAELAFKAGGAARRTAMVLDVRSRAFSTDLAGAIRELRERGFQPRVVFVDADDEVLIRRFESVRRSHPLQGDGRLADGIAVERALLEEARDQADVIIDTSHLNVNQLRRRVEELFGGEDSRRLRITVLSFGFKYGLPPDADFVMDARFLPNPYWVPELREHTGREEAVSAYVLGQEGADAFVAGYADLVNATTAGFEREGKRYLTVAVGCTGGKHRSVAIAEELAARLRRSGIAANPQHRDLGRE
- the whiA gene encoding DNA-binding protein WhiA, translating into MAMTAAVKDELSRVDVPKPCCRRAEMAALLRFAGGLHIVSGRVVVEAELDTGAVARRLRREIAEVYGYPSEIHVLASGGLRKGSHFIVRVVKDGEALARQTGLLDVRGRPVRGLPPHVVAANVCCAVSAWRGAFMAHGSLTEPGRSSALEITCPGPESALALVGAARRIGITAKNREVRGVDRVVVKDGDAIAALLTRIGAHSSVLAWEERRVRREVRATANRLANFDDANLRRSARAAVAAAARVTRALEILAEDAPNHLTSAGQLRLEHRQASLEELGALADPPLTKDAIAGRIRRLLALADKRARDLGIPDTEAAVTPDMLVV
- a CDS encoding C39 family peptidase, with the protein product MRTNTMLRNTVLTAAGFAATAGGIAGPAIAAHATPAEKTAQVSTDRKGHGERELDVRYEAQPNFYYCGPAATRNAISVLGKNIDVDAMAKEMGTTENGTNSINDITPVLNKETGKHYRSVEIKDGKADDKQTDTLRTDIVRTVDDGRAVVANIAGTTTDTDGNTHSFEGGHYISVVGYRDGGKTVTIADSADPNMASYRISVDNLADWIATRGYSAS
- a CDS encoding phosphoglycerate kinase; translation: MSIRNLDDLLGEGVSGRRVLVRADLNVPLDKQTGEITDDGRIRAVLPTVSALVQAGAKVVVCSHLGRPKGAPDPQFSLRPVAGRLGELLGAPVHFAEDTVGDSARSTVEGLADGQVALLENLRFNKGETSKDDAERGAFADQLAAFGEAYVDDAFGAVHRKHASVYDVPARLPHVAGRLVLREVEVLSKLTGDPERPYVVVLGGSKVSDKLAVIEALLPTVDRLLIGGGMCFTFLKAQGHEVGTSLLEEEMVETCRNLLERSGGKIMLPVDVVAADAFAPDAAHDTVPADGIPSHRLGLDIGPETVAGFAAALSQAKTIFWNGPMGVFEMAAFANGTRGVAEAITKTDAFSVVGGGDSAAAVRALGLDESSFGHISTGGGASLEYLEGKTLPGIAALES
- the recQ gene encoding DNA helicase RecQ, giving the protein MVSPTDQRTEDALRVLRRVFGYDAFRGFQHEVVEHVVAGGDALVLMPTGGGKSLCYQIPALVRDGAAVVVSPLIALMQDQVDALTAVGVRAGFLNSTQDLAERRRVEAAFLAGELDLLYLAPEALATRGTVALLERGRIALFAIDEAHCVSQWGHDFRPDYLNLSMLHERWPGVPRIALTATATRATRTEIATRLDLTEARHFVASFDRPNIQYRIVPKREPRKQLLALLRDEHPGDAGIVYCLSRASVEKTAEFLVANGIPALPYHAGLDAATRAANQQRFLREDGLVMVATIAFGMGIDKPDVRFVAHLDLPKSVEGYYQETGRAGRDGLPSTAWLAYGLQDVVQQRKMIETSEGDLAHRRNLATHLDAMLALCETVRCRRAQLLEYFGEGGTANCGNCDTCLEPPESWDGTVAAQKLLSTVYRLDRERHQRFGAGHCVDILLGRHTDKIDQHGHDSLSTFGIGTDLREAEWRGVVRQLLAEGLLAVEGDYGTLALTEASAEVLGRRRTVTMRREPERPAGRSAKPRGAATVVADLAPAAAPVFERLRAWRAATAKEQGVPAYVIFHDATLRQIATEAPASLAELSRISGVGDNKLAKYGEGILAVLAES
- a CDS encoding gluconeogenesis factor YvcK family protein: MTPTRVVAFGGGHGLSASLRALRHCVPGLDLDITAVVTVGDDGGSSGRLRAERGGLPPGDLRQALVALAGDHPATRRSAALFQHRFAAAGGSGGAAVEGGGAADPLAGHAVGNLLLHGLTELLGDPVVALDHAGAMLGAVGRVLPMSRQPVGIEARVRGADPDHPDEVRTVRGQHQVAVTSGTVESLRLTPAAPAACAEAVTAVGAADWLIFGPGSWYTSVLPHLLVPGLADAIVSSPARRLVTLNLVAEKETSGLSLPDHLDTLRRYLPELKVDMVLADSKAVADPVAVERAAESLGARLVLAPVAVTDGTPRHDPAALGAALVPVLGADR
- a CDS encoding Rieske (2Fe-2S) protein; the protein is MSDDQLLTGPGTQTRRALLAGAGAVGAAVVLAGCGGDDDSGSGAPAPTSGGPGATGAGDAEGGDRDSTGPLARTTDIPVGGGAVFASQGVVITQPEAGQFKAFDPICTHQGCPVSNVDGGTINCTCHNSRFSITDGSVKQGPATKPLAPKNIKVTGEQITLA
- the gap gene encoding type I glyceraldehyde-3-phosphate dehydrogenase, with product MTIRVGINGFGRIGRNFFRAVLASGADIEVVAVNDLTDNATLAHLVKYDSILGRLPHEVKATADEITVGGKTIKAYAEKDPAKLPWGEVGADVVIESTGFFTDATKAKAHVDGGAKKVIISAPAKNEDVTVVMGVNQDQYDPAKHTIISNASCTTNCLAPMAKVLHDTFGIQQGLMTTIHAYTQDQNLQDAPHKDLRRARAAALNIVPTSTGAAKAIGLVLPDLKGKLDGYALRVPIPTGSVTDLTVTVGRETTVDEVNAALKAAADGPLKGILIYNEDAIVSSDIVTDPASCIFDAPLTKVIGNQVKVVGWYDNEWGYSNRLVDLVKLVGSSL
- the uvrC gene encoding excinuclease ABC subunit UvrC, which produces MADPSTYRPAPGTIPESPGVYRFRDGTGRVIYVGKARNLRSRLNSYFADPVNLHQRTRQMVFTAESVDWITVATEVEALQQEYTWIKQYDPRFNVRYRDDKSYPYLAVTLDEEYPRLQVMRGAKRKGVRYFGPYSHAWAIRETLDLLLRVFPARTCSSGVFKRAGQVGRPCLLGYIGKCSAPCVGSVSAEGHREIVNGFCDFMAGRTDTMVRRLEKEMLEASEQLEFERAARLRDDVAALRRAMEKQTVVLGDGTDADVVAFADDPLEAAVQVFHVRDGRVRGQRGWVVEKTEELTTGDLVHHFCTQVYGGEQGEADVPRELLVPELPGDVDALADWLSTRRGSRVSLRVPQRGDKRSLLETVERNAKDALARHKLKRAGDLTTRSQALDEIAESLGMRTSPLRIECFDVSQIQGTDVVASMVVFEDGLPRKSEYRRFIVRGATDDLSAMSEVLRRRFARYLDARAETGEIGEETAGDPDRPGIDPTTGRPRKFAYPPQLVVVDGGPPQVAAAAQALAELGIDDVALCGLAKRLEEVWLPDDEFPVILPRTSEALYLLQRVRDEAHRFAITFHRQRRSKRMTESALDNIPGLGEVRRKALLRHFGSLKRLSAATVEEITEVPGVGKRTAEAILAALDEDAQRTPSA